The Manihot esculenta cultivar AM560-2 chromosome 17, M.esculenta_v8, whole genome shotgun sequence genome contains the following window.
TCATCAGTCCCCAGCGAGCGTGGTTGCTGAGATTGTCAAGGAACGGATGTTCGGTGGCGCCTTGGAGGCTTCAGATCCACACTTGCTTGCTCTCATTGGTCTCTTAGCCAGCTCTACTAGGGAGCAAGCAGCGTTCCGTTCCCGACCTCGTGGGGAGCTTGGAGACAtaatcagggagatgcttctgatggtaagctaAGCTACCTCCTTTGTTTTTATTctggttttctttgttttaacagTTTTTCCTTTGTattaggtgatgggcctctttatggaggtggatgcccgtgaccACTCTCTCCGGGAATCTGTGGACCGCTGGATTGAggaggcgcgtctggaggagAATTTATCCGCAACTAGTGATGCTAAGGGCAACCTCACAGCAGCTCGAGCTCATACCCAGTCCCTCCAGGCGGAGCTGCATTCTGCATTGGAGGCCTTCAAAAGAGCTGACGAGAGGACGGCTAAGGCACAAGAGCACACCAAGTCTTTGGAAGCAGAGTTGTCTcatactcgcagggttctcaaggagtctgatgagagggcggcTGCAGCAGAGGTTCGAAGTGAAGaagttttaaagcagctgtcctccatgGTGGAGACCCTTCGTGAAAGGGATGAGGCTATAAGCCAGAGGAAAGAGGTCCAGTGCCAGTATGAGGCCCTGAAGGTTGAGTTAGGAAGACTTCAAGTTCACCTAGATGAGGTGAATATTCAAAAAGAGATGGCTTTAGCTCGGGTGggggtccttgagcaggagctgagcacaagttctgaacgtatcagagATCTGGCTTCATCGGCGGAGGAGTCCGAACTTCGTCATCAGCAGCTTagccatgaagtcaggactCTAGAACATAAATGTTCGGCCCTGCTCGAGGTAGCTAGACATGCTGAGGGCAAGATCCAGCTGAAGTGTGAGAAGCGTTTGGAGGAGTATCAGAAGTCGGATGAGCTAGAAagaaagattgagcaggcctgtgaagctcacctcCAGGACTACAAGGATTCCCCTGAGCTGAAGGCAGTTATTGTAACaacccggacgtgatccccggcactgttaccgttcacacccagggctatccctcgcctggcctcttgccacctcgggctttccactggcgtatgaacagctcttaacatcccttcaccctcacgggttccgggcaggatttgtccccttgggttctcgacgTCGCATCCTTCCTTAAGAGGATTTGGCctaaatttcccttaggaaattaggtcgcctcccccactgctcgaacccttgacctcccactttaagggaatagtctggtgagagtgagtaccaattgttccattagCTGAGGCCTGCGAGTCACAGCTTGCGGAGTATAAAGCCTCTGCGGAGATGAAGGTTgctgttggacctaaatgtcctaatccttgttttgatgattaataaacaattggtgtgctactaattatttccaagagtgtttgtattgagcttgcaggtcccttattgaaataaatgatATTGCATCagtcacaaaagtgaaaagtgccaattttggaagcatactacaagaaagggatcaaaaagtatttttatttattatgcttgtcattttattcattgtgaatttcaagtaattaagtgtgatggctcaagggttctttcatttctaaaagttcttttagatatggccacttttttgaagtacttgactttcagggaccaaaatgaaattttccaaaagaagtgattttgaaaatatttttcatcaaaaatgaaagatctaaaaatataggttacaaatattcaaacggattgaaaaatgaatttttatagcctaagttatgatttttcaaagttttaaagaagggattttgtgccccctaaacacaactttcggcttccgaaagtcagggacagaaacgaaagtcccatatgttcggccgccgaacattgactttcggccgccgaaagtgggttttcaaccagccccctaagtgtaaccttcggcttccgaaagtgagggacagagacgaaagtcccacactttcggccgccgaacatttaaccttcggccgccgaaagtgtgttttgggtctgcctccgaagcctaaagtttggcttccgaaagtgaggaacagaaacgaaagtccaccatgttcggccgccgaacattgagtttaggccgccgaaagttcagttttaaaggaatagtttcttcaccccaaatggttcggccgccgaactctaagcttaggccgccgaacctgagtttttctgaacGCGatgtaacggttatttctgaacataaacagctctatttgcatttaatgcacccccaacggccatatttatgaatgaactataaatacaacttgtttttgttgttgtgaggttacaacaaccagctaagcaaatatttattgagattacagcattttttattctctctctctcaaaaccttgagccaaagcattgatttcttgaaagcttgttttgagttgtaattgattggcttttctgagtgagtaaaggttgattgagagattctgttgttgtgagtgtggctttgagcaaagaattgctcttgagtggaaaaagagatttgtaaagagcaaaggcttactctaagattgtaagggttttgatcttcacccaaagaagatttgatagtggagttgaactctcaagtggaccttgaggagaggacgtaggcttggatagctgaacctctataaatctttgtgttgatttttctcttccttattctcttctaatttcttgtctttgccattaaattttttataaacccaattcaccccccctcttgggttgcctcaagggacaacaagtggtatcagagctaagtctccctttcttgaagatataattatcttggagtaaagatcaaatggcagccctcaactctcaagaaggtcaatcggttgtgagaccacctttctttgatggaaatgactttctatattggaaaaatagaatgtattatttccttaaatcggaaggagttgatttgtgggacattgtagagaatgggcctttctttcccacaagattcattgatggaaaccaagagcaaaaacctaagagtgaatggagtgagctagagaagagaagggtagccctcaatgacaaagccattcacatcttgttttgtgctcttagtagaagtgagtacaacaaagtatgcatgaagtccaccgccaaggaaatttgggatgctttggttgtcactcatgaaggtaccaatcaagtcaaggaaaacaagatggaatccctcatctatcaatatgagttgttcaagatgaaatccgatgaaactattagccaaatgtatgataggttcattgagatcattggagggatgaaatctcttgggaagacattcacaaatgaagagttggtgaagaaaatccttagatgtctacctaaagaatggctaccaaaggtaacttccttaaaggatgccaaagacttgaccaaagtgcaattggatgaactcttggggaatctcattgactatgagatgactctaaagagagagcaagtggaggaacctagcaagatgaaaaagaacattgctctaagggtagcctccgaagatactagtgaggaagaagaagagataagtgaggaagaattggctttggtaactaggagaataaggaagttgcttctccaaaataaaaggttcatcccaaggaataattttagaaaggaaaagggtgaatcaagcaaaaaagaagtagtcatttgctatgaatgtaataagccgggtcactacaaagtggattgtcccaagttgaagaagcctatcaagaagttcaagaagaaggccttcaaagcaacatgggatgagtcaagtgattccgaagaagaggaggttggtgatgaaattgccaacatgtgctttatggctctagaggaaagctccgatgaggtaactactcttgatgactttactttaaatgatgatgatgttgagttttcatatgatgaacttgtaggtgctttaaaattgatgaatgatgagcttgaaaagagtcataggaaaaataaaattttgaaatgtgagttagctagctttaaaaaggaaagtgagaactcacctaaggaacctttaccctcaaatgattctttacaaaaatccttagatgagctctcactagaaaataaaaatttgaaaaatgaaatccttgagttgaaaaattctctttcaaaatttttaaaaggcaaggacaaacttgatgagat
Protein-coding sequences here:
- the LOC122722240 gene encoding uncharacterized protein LOC122722240, which gives rise to MDQIKPPKNLVLSRDSMNAALDALRAGRRVSEVVDEVAQIVSSKKVSRPRAKASSRAPKPSSHGAKSSRPSGRGRSAPALKPVQESKSGQGSTEDAEGAPLVVVKQTGDIEQTRSDLALPFEEAPRGRFKSPIIEEEAPGTGLEVVLIEDSVPEAPTRDAPEEVGSDLAKDEDVVEKVGDKRPTSLEMPAPAPARKESKASKGSAPPLPPIGKEKEVPVIPLLSAPDNDILNAEDITHQSPASVVAEIVKERMFGGALEASDPHLLALIGLLASSTREQAAFRSRPRGELGDIIREMLLMVMGLFMEVDARDHSLRESVDRWIEEARLEENLSATSDAKGNLTAARAHTQSLQAELHSALEAFKRADERTAKAQEHTKSLEAELSHTRRVLKESDERAAAAEVRSEEVLKQLSSMVETLRERDEAISQRKEVQCQYEALKVELGRLQVHLDEVNIQKEMALARVGVLEQELSTSSERIRDLASSAEESELRHQQLSHEVRTLEHKCSALLEVARHAEGKIQLKCEKRLEEYQKSDELERKIEQACEAHLQDYKDSPELKAVIVTTRT